A part of Brassica rapa cultivar Chiifu-401-42 unplaced genomic scaffold, CAAS_Brap_v3.01 Scaffold0236, whole genome shotgun sequence genomic DNA contains:
- the LOC103844318 gene encoding uncharacterized protein LOC103844318 has translation MSGYEEELTIPFFYGKIDTEAYLDWEKKMEFLFGLLYYTEKKKVCLAVNGLCGSAFSWWQRVSQTRRFEKKPQIISWVEMKTLMKKRFVSQWKLPKLKPEAATKLTTLDQSAYWSELPLKPAERISVVPVLSLKQEEEKLQASILASPRKQIEESHKTEPEPTTLCLKLEEEAEVAEAECGHVPDQIKQEEKVPGGSSKALELLSLVEHLRVVKGLQQVVFEPGGSLCVVRRNKQILDQKATAYKLNLQGSFTLEKQDLWSNLFKGRENGMIKTICRENEGESGGNTSFIRFITDQNKLRRDKQELVVVKEKPELEDEYGDQTTRPPGQKDVKLRVHGLMFMSRTWVGSSWREAFNCKLNKVEKSSALEATCSEESSKMLLRHEEGLQSFVFHPGETREVMIYLMARSGTLELNYQGSIILQSLDLRTNPFKGGGDGVILIRIGINGLKPMYGSAIRLIMVQFNGQYHTLIGMIYEVLDREKRRTVGTALKQLEQRGFNQLSLTGAMDTIHLVQICMENKENMSGSFWIGLYLDLDEIRLFRSKKRVAAKILIHLLSSWPNRTWRI, from the exons ATGTCTGGATATGAAGAAGAGCTTACAATTCCATTCTTCTATGGGAAGATTGATACAGAGGCATACCTTGattgggaaaagaagatggagtttCTCTTTGGACTCCTATACTACACTGAAAAGAAAAAGGTATGTCTAGCAGTCAATGGACTCTGTGGAAGTGCATTCTCATGGTGGCAGAGAGTTTCTCAGACTaggagatttgaaaaaaaacctCAAATTATTTCATGGGTGGAGATGAAGACCttgatgaagaagaggtttGTCTCGCAGTGGAAACTTCCAAAACTAAAACCAGAAGCAGCAACAAAGCTTACTACTTTAGATCAGTCTGCCTATTGGTCTGAATTGCCGTTAAAACCGGCTGAGAGAATATCTGTGGTTCCTGTTCTATCATTGAAACAAGAGGAGGAAAAGCTGCAAGCCTCTATATTAGCTTCTCCAAGAAAACAGATTGAGGAGAGTCATAAAACTGAACCAGAACCAACAACTCTTTGTTTAAAACTAGAGGAGGAGGCAGAAGTTGCAGAAGCTGAGTGTGGCCACGTGCCTgatcaaataaaacaagaagaaaaggtTCCTGGAGGGTCATCTAAAGCTCTTGAATTG CTCAGCTTAGTGGAACATCTGAGAGTTGTTAAGGGCCTGCAACAAGTTGTTTTTGAACCAGGAGGAAGCTTGTGTGTGGttagaagaaacaaacaaattcTGGATCAGAAAGCAACTGCATACAAGCTCAATTTGCAAGGTTCATTCACTCTTGAAAAACaagatttgtggtcaaatcttTTTAAAGGGAGAGAGAATGGTATGATAAAAACTATTTGcagagagaatgaaggagagtcAGGAGGTAACACGTCCTTTATCAGGTTCATAACTGACCAGAACAAGCTGAGAAGAGATAAACAGGAACTGGTGGTGGTTAAAGAGAAgccagaactggaggatgagtatGGGGACCAAACCACACGACCACCTGGCCAGAAGGATGTTAAACTGAGAGTACATGGTCTCATGTTCATGAGCAGGACGTGGGTAGGATCATCCTGGAGAGAAGCATTCAACTGCAAACTCAACAAAGTGGAGAAATCATCTGCCTTAGAAGCCACATGTAGTGAGGAAAGTTCCAAGATGTTGCTGAGACATGAAGAAGGACTGCAGAGCTTTGTGTTTCATCCTGGAGAGACTAGAGAGGTGATGATATATCTCATGGCCAGGTCAGGAACTTTGGAGTTAAATTATCAAGGTTCTATCATCCTACAGagcttggatttgaggacaaatccttttaaaggaggaggggatggtgtgatcctgatcaggattggaatcaatggattgaagccaatgtatgggtcagctatacgactgatcatggtgcagtttaatggacagtatcatactcttattggcatgatctatgaggttctggatagagagaagagaagaactgtTGGTACTGCCTTGAAACAGCTTGAACAAAGAGGATTCAACCAACTGAGCTTAACAGGAGCTATGGATACCATTCACCTCGTCCAAATATGTATGGAGAACAAGGAAAACATGTCAGGAAGTTTCTGGATTGGGCTATATTTGGATCTAGACGAAATAAGGCTTTTTCGGTCCAAAAAGAGAGTTGCAGCCAAAATCTTGATCCACTTGCTTTCTAGCTGGCCTAACAGGACGTGGAGGATCTAA